CTGGAGCTCTAGCGCTATGGTCATTTATCCAGGACTCTGTGGACGGTTGGTATCAAAATCAGATTAATGCAGGTAAGACACCCGAAGAAATAAATGCATATTTAAGCAAATTTGATGTTTGGGATCGTTATGATCACGATGGTGACGGAAACTTTGATGAACCTGATGGCTACATTGACCACTTCCAATCAATTCATGCGGGTGAAGGTGAAGAAGCCGGTGGTGGAGCTCTTGGTAGCGCTGCGATCTGGAGTCACCGCTGGTATGCTCGTTTTCATGTGATAGGTAGCGAGGGGCCAACGGGCAATCTAGCGGGTGGTGTTCAAGTTGGCGACAGTGGCTTTTGGATTGGGGATTACACCATTGAGCCCGAAAATGGTGGTGTTGGCGTGTTTGCACACGAATTTGCTCATGATCTAGGGCTACCTGATTTATACGATACTAGTGGTGGCAGCAACTCTACCGGTTTTTGGAGTTTAATGTCGTCAGGTTCGTGGCTTAGCGATGGAACTAAAGATATAGGCTCAATGCCTGGTCATATGGGCGCATGGGAAAAGCTTCAGTTAGGGTGGCTAAACTATGAAGTTGCTTATGCGGGTCAAAAGTCACAGCATAAGCTGGGGCCAGCAGCGACAAACACCAAGCAAGCGCAAGCACTGATTGTTGTGTTACCGGATAAAGTTGTCGACTCTTTCATTGGCTCACCTTATGCTGGTGATTACTTTTACTACAGTGGATCTGGGAATAATCTCAGCAATACTATGTCAAAAGCGTTCACCCTTGAAGATAACTCTGCATTGTCAGCGAAAGTAAATATTGATATAGAGTCAGATTGGGATTATGCATACCTCATTGTGTCGACAGATGGCGGTCAAAATTGGTCTACTGTTGAAACCAACATTTCGACTAATACAAACCCTAATGCGACTAATTTAGGTAATGGCATTACTGGCTATAGTGGCGGATGGATTGACTTAACTGCTGATTTATCGGCCTACAGCGGTGAGGTCATGTTAGGTTTTAGCTATGTTACGGATAGTGCGGTTGCCGAAGTGGGTATTATGGTTGATGATCTCAATATCACTGGTCATGCAATTGAGGGTGCTGAATCAGACACCGGTTGGGCGTTTAATGGATACAAAATGACGGACGGTAACGACAGCTCATCACATTTCAATGCCTATATCGCGGCAAATCGAAATTATTATGGTTATGACAAAAACTTAGCTGTTGGCCCGTATAACTTTGGTTTCTTGGATGAGTCGTTTGACCGAGTAGAACGTTTCCCATACCAAGATGGTTTATTAATCAATTATTGGGATACTTCTCAAGCTAACAATAATACCAATACTCATCCAGGGCGGGGATTAATTTTACCTATTGATGCACACCCAGAAGTAATGATACGCCCTGACGGCGGTAATTGGAGAAATCGTGTTCAAGGTTTTGATTCTACTTTCTCTATAGCGCCGACGGATGAGCTTAATTTACATTGGTTTAGTGTTGAGTCATATCACCCAAGCCAAGCGGGAGAGAGAATTTTTGATGACAATAATCAATATTGGAACCCTTTAACACCAACTGCGGGCGTAATTAATCCGCATACAGGTACTCAGATTAGAATAAAGAGTGTTAGTGCTCATGGTAATTTAATGCAAGTAGAAGTGCGTGCATCTAAATAGAACCGTCTGATTATCTAATGCAAAAGGTTATGTGGTTTTAAATTACATAACCTTTTTTCTATGACTTCTTCCAAACATTACCTCACTGTCACATTATACTCACTTGAAAAGACATTCACTTTTTGGGGCTTTATTTCGGCTAAATCTTGTTTCACTACATATTTATTTAAATGCTTGTTTATACTTGATAAGACTTTTGGTTTTACTATCATTAGCGATTAAAAAATGCCGACTAAATATAGGGATATTTTGACGGGTATGGCTTGTATTAATAAAGAAGAAATAAAGAACGTAATTTAAATTAGATATAGGTCAAAGAAACGTCACGAAAAGTTATAAAACAGTTAAAAACTTTGATGTAGCGTAATAAATTTCGAGCAAGGCGGATCTATAGTGGCGCCAGATTTACGAAATGCTCAAAAGAATTAACCATTAAAAAATGGTACATACAATTAGTTAGGAACTAAAAACATGAAACTTAAAAATTTATCTATTGCGATTACCACAGCTCTTGTTGCTCTTTCCGGTACAGCTTACGCGGAAGATAAGGGCGAAGTTAAATTAGACATGCGACTACGTTACGAAAATGTTGAACAAGATAATGCGAAAAAAGACGCTGACGCGTTAACACTTCGCACGTTGTTAAGCTATAAAACGGCATCGTATAACAAGTTCTCAGGTTATGTAGAATTTGAA
This window of the Thalassotalea atypica genome carries:
- a CDS encoding immune inhibitor A domain-containing protein gives rise to the protein MIIKRKKLLCLALAFSFSTLVKAVPPVDGPPGLNKKGDDYSHPLGKKQKELRQKAIQAKIIGKAHGKTHQVARGQFVELEREGEDLIWSVLGEFSNFSHNNIAQPGTDNNSTIWRENFNREHYETMLFSEEKGANSVRNFYIELSSNRYAVDGDVTDWVSVPGTAQSYDDDAGALALWSFIQDSVDGWYQNQINAGKTPEEINAYLSKFDVWDRYDHDGDGNFDEPDGYIDHFQSIHAGEGEEAGGGALGSAAIWSHRWYARFHVIGSEGPTGNLAGGVQVGDSGFWIGDYTIEPENGGVGVFAHEFAHDLGLPDLYDTSGGSNSTGFWSLMSSGSWLSDGTKDIGSMPGHMGAWEKLQLGWLNYEVAYAGQKSQHKLGPAATNTKQAQALIVVLPDKVVDSFIGSPYAGDYFYYSGSGNNLSNTMSKAFTLEDNSALSAKVNIDIESDWDYAYLIVSTDGGQNWSTVETNISTNTNPNATNLGNGITGYSGGWIDLTADLSAYSGEVMLGFSYVTDSAVAEVGIMVDDLNITGHAIEGAESDTGWAFNGYKMTDGNDSSSHFNAYIAANRNYYGYDKNLAVGPYNFGFLDESFDRVERFPYQDGLLINYWDTSQANNNTNTHPGRGLILPIDAHPEVMIRPDGGNWRNRVQGFDSTFSIAPTDELNLHWFSVESYHPSQAGERIFDDNNQYWNPLTPTAGVINPHTGTQIRIKSVSAHGNLMQVEVRASK